A part of Leptospira congkakensis genomic DNA contains:
- a CDS encoding BolA/IbaG family iron-sulfur metabolism protein, protein MTIPEIQKKIEDGLPGSKVEILDPYRDGVHIKAVVTFSGFSGKGLIEQHRMVYATLKDELKEEIHALALETRSE, encoded by the coding sequence ATGACAATCCCAGAAATCCAAAAGAAAATTGAAGATGGCCTACCCGGCTCTAAAGTTGAAATTCTTGATCCCTATCGGGACGGAGTCCATATCAAGGCTGTGGTTACCTTTTCTGGTTTTTCCGGCAAAGGTCTCATTGAACAACACCGTATGGTGTATGCCACTTTGAAAGATGAATTAAAAGAAGAAATCCATGCATTGGCATTGGAAACTAGGAGCGAATAA
- the gshAB gene encoding bifunctional glutamate--cysteine ligase GshA/glutathione synthetase GshB — protein sequence MTDTKPLPSGFEDLEISTQIIIRDALTRGITIEMVDRKENFLRLIQGNHSEFVKEASKTRLDSLMTYLVMENKIASKLVLEENGIRVPVGRNYSNLETALADYTFFLDKKKVIKPVTTNFGLGIGISEPGDSLDKFTSFVNIALGLSNSIIIEEFIEGPEYRFLVLGDEVIAVCNRVPANVTGDGKSSIRDLILKKNEDPRRGEGHKTALEKIQMSEVELQILKDQGLNFESVPDLGKQVFIRKNSNISTGGDSLDVTDNVHPDFKTIAVSAAKAAGAVICGIDIISSQIESKPNVKTYAILEINFNPVLYIHEFPYSGKPRFVGNKILDLLGFQ from the coding sequence GTGACGGATACAAAACCATTACCTTCTGGCTTTGAAGATTTAGAAATTTCCACACAAATCATCATTCGAGATGCCCTAACTCGTGGGATTACAATTGAGATGGTAGACCGAAAGGAAAATTTCCTTCGGCTCATACAAGGAAATCATTCCGAATTTGTCAAAGAGGCAAGTAAAACAAGACTCGATAGTTTGATGACTTACCTCGTTATGGAGAATAAAATCGCCTCTAAACTCGTGTTAGAGGAAAATGGGATTCGTGTTCCAGTTGGTAGAAATTATTCGAACTTAGAAACAGCCCTTGCCGACTATACTTTCTTTTTAGATAAAAAGAAAGTGATAAAGCCTGTGACAACCAACTTTGGACTGGGAATAGGAATCTCCGAACCGGGAGATAGTTTAGATAAGTTTACATCTTTTGTCAACATTGCTCTTGGACTTTCTAACTCCATCATCATTGAAGAATTCATCGAAGGGCCTGAGTATCGATTTTTAGTTCTTGGGGATGAAGTGATCGCCGTTTGTAACCGAGTGCCAGCAAACGTAACAGGGGATGGAAAAAGTTCAATTCGGGATTTGATTTTAAAAAAGAATGAAGACCCGAGACGGGGAGAAGGCCATAAAACCGCATTGGAAAAAATTCAAATGTCGGAAGTGGAATTACAAATTCTAAAAGACCAAGGTCTTAATTTTGAATCGGTTCCTGATTTAGGGAAACAGGTTTTCATAAGAAAGAACTCCAACATTTCTACCGGCGGGGATTCATTAGATGTTACGGACAATGTGCATCCGGATTTTAAAACCATTGCTGTTTCCGCGGCCAAAGCGGCTGGGGCTGTGATTTGTGGGATCGATATCATCTCTTCTCAGATTGAATCAAAACCGAATGTAAAAACCTACGCCATTCTAGAAATCAATTTCAATCCAGTGCTTTATATCCATGAGTTTCCGTACTCCGGCAAACCAAGGTTTGTTGGGAATAAGATTTTAGATTTACTGGGCTTCCAGTGA
- a CDS encoding iron-sulfur cluster assembly scaffold protein: protein MSQESNFEDFLKWKSYGLWEKPSEKHRTAKGLNPLCGDEILIYYRLDENHSIQLLGLGGESCSICSAAAGFLFKNKTNLDRTKFQSYLTDRKNILEEQDSCLIQDEEELSFFRILRNHPGRYRCGLLPWQTLVKLSEEIL, encoded by the coding sequence GTGTCGCAAGAAAGTAACTTTGAAGATTTCCTAAAATGGAAATCTTACGGATTATGGGAAAAACCGTCCGAGAAACATCGGACAGCGAAAGGATTAAATCCACTTTGCGGTGATGAAATTTTAATTTATTATCGTTTGGATGAAAACCATTCCATTCAGCTTTTGGGGCTTGGTGGTGAGTCCTGCTCCATTTGTTCTGCTGCAGCGGGATTTCTTTTTAAAAATAAAACCAATCTAGATCGAACCAAATTTCAGTCTTACTTAACAGATAGAAAAAATATTCTGGAAGAGCAGGATTCTTGTTTGATTCAGGACGAAGAAGAGTTATCCTTTTTTAGAATCCTTCGCAATCATCCCGGTCGTTATCGTTGTGGTCTTTTGCCTTGGCAGACCTTAGTAAAATTAAGTGAGGAAATTTTATGA
- a CDS encoding glutathione S-transferase family protein, whose amino-acid sequence MTKPVLISFKLCPFVQRSVINLLEKKVDYDIKYIDLANKPDWFLKISPFGKVPVLQVGDDVIFESAVINEYLDETSAPALHPKDPIKKAKHRSWTEFASALLVDQYGWTMAKEKSDSDKKREELLSKFKILEAGLPALEGKTLYFAGEKMHLVDTAFAPFFMRLQFLADHKPELYLLKDFPKITKWSETLLSLPSVKNSVLPEVPKEYLEFIKAHHSWMGGIL is encoded by the coding sequence ATGACCAAACCAGTTCTCATCAGCTTTAAACTTTGCCCTTTTGTCCAACGTTCCGTCATCAACCTTCTGGAAAAGAAAGTGGATTACGATATCAAATACATTGACCTCGCAAACAAACCCGATTGGTTTTTAAAGATATCTCCTTTTGGAAAAGTTCCCGTCTTACAAGTAGGAGACGATGTGATTTTCGAATCCGCAGTCATCAATGAATACCTAGACGAAACAAGTGCACCTGCCCTTCATCCCAAGGACCCCATTAAGAAAGCAAAACATCGCTCCTGGACAGAATTTGCAAGTGCCCTTCTCGTGGACCAATACGGTTGGACCATGGCCAAAGAAAAATCGGACTCCGATAAAAAACGTGAAGAGCTCCTTTCCAAATTCAAAATTCTAGAAGCCGGTCTACCTGCGTTGGAAGGCAAAACACTGTATTTTGCCGGAGAGAAAATGCACTTAGTGGACACTGCTTTTGCCCCATTTTTTATGAGGTTACAGTTTTTGGCAGATCACAAACCAGAACTTTACTTACTAAAAGATTTTCCTAAAATTACGAAATGGAGTGAAACTCTACTTTCACTGCCATCGGTAAAGAATTCTGTTTTACCAGAAGTGCCTAAAGAATATCTTGAATTTATCAAAGCCCACCATTCGTGGATGGGAGGAATACTATAG
- a CDS encoding BolA family protein: protein MASETKESRLSRMEKILKEKFQPSSLSLRDVSLEHAGHPGMTKDSKETHFRLQMVSSLFSGKSTVENHRLVYATLGEEFKKGLHALEMDLSAP from the coding sequence ATGGCATCAGAAACTAAAGAATCAAGACTCAGCAGGATGGAAAAAATCCTCAAGGAAAAATTCCAACCAAGTTCCCTTTCCCTTCGGGATGTTTCCCTCGAACATGCGGGTCATCCAGGAATGACCAAGGATTCGAAAGAAACCCATTTCCGTCTGCAAATGGTGTCCTCGTTATTTTCCGGAAAATCCACTGTCGAAAACCACCGATTGGTCTACGCGACACTTGGAGAAGAATTTAAGAAAGGACTCCATGCTTTGGAAATGGATCTTTCTGCCCCATAA
- the gshA gene encoding glutamate--cysteine ligase produces MKSKLLTSTKKNSTRALLSEEYRACLLSAKHGLERESARVDGKSQLASTPHPKSLGASLTHPLIKTDFAEAQIEYATNVHKSIPDALRELTELHAFTASRLGSEYLWPFSMPPVLPAENKIEVGNYGTSIEGRKKTIYRNGLGHRYGKKMQTISGVHYNVSFDTCMLSVVSEKRFKKPLTPATKSQIYFDTIRNFYRISPALLYLFGSSSLTDVTFTEESKQIKKRDSKTLKSDFATTLRLSSIGYTSKVQGKYPISVNSLEEYASDMCQVVSKSYTPYKAFNGKATNQLNDHILQLENEYYSLVRPKQVPKGDERVVDALVERGVEYLEIRLLDLDPFSAIGVEENRLYFLHMVLLYCMLNESPKADLVEMADWRKNQEVTTWFGRKEETKIKFLGEEMSLRDLTYQLFVEIQPIADLLDENDANGPYSKAWESLWEKWNDPSQLGSTMSELDLEIHKSNFREFGLTLAKLHKEELLNYPLPPNLVKYYEDLSVQSIYEQQKIENLEGSHLKKNQKPIQIKPLKLCSGV; encoded by the coding sequence ATGAAATCAAAGTTATTAACATCGACTAAAAAAAATTCAACACGTGCATTATTATCAGAAGAATACAGAGCTTGTTTACTAAGCGCCAAACATGGGTTAGAAAGAGAAAGTGCCAGGGTGGATGGAAAGTCGCAGCTTGCGTCCACTCCTCATCCCAAATCACTTGGAGCAAGTCTGACCCACCCTTTGATTAAAACAGATTTTGCCGAAGCACAAATTGAATATGCCACGAATGTGCATAAATCCATTCCTGATGCTTTACGAGAGCTGACTGAGTTACATGCCTTTACGGCAAGCCGCTTGGGTTCTGAATACCTTTGGCCTTTTAGTATGCCGCCGGTTTTGCCAGCAGAGAACAAAATTGAAGTAGGAAACTATGGAACGTCAATAGAAGGTCGAAAAAAAACCATCTATCGAAATGGACTGGGCCATAGGTATGGAAAAAAGATGCAAACCATTTCGGGAGTGCATTACAATGTTTCCTTCGACACTTGTATGTTGTCTGTCGTCTCTGAAAAACGTTTTAAAAAACCTTTAACCCCTGCGACGAAGTCACAAATTTATTTTGATACCATTCGTAACTTTTATAGAATTTCCCCAGCCTTATTGTATTTATTTGGATCATCTAGTTTAACGGACGTTACTTTTACGGAAGAGTCCAAACAAATCAAAAAGAGAGATTCCAAAACTCTAAAATCGGATTTTGCTACAACCCTTCGTCTTTCTAGTATTGGTTATACAAGTAAAGTACAAGGAAAATATCCGATCTCCGTAAATTCGTTAGAAGAGTATGCTTCTGATATGTGTCAGGTGGTTTCCAAATCCTACACTCCTTACAAAGCGTTCAATGGAAAAGCTACTAACCAATTGAATGACCATATTTTACAATTGGAAAACGAATACTATTCTCTTGTTCGACCAAAACAGGTTCCAAAAGGTGATGAACGCGTTGTGGATGCTCTTGTGGAACGTGGTGTGGAGTATTTAGAAATTAGACTTCTTGATTTGGATCCATTTTCTGCTATTGGTGTTGAAGAAAATAGACTCTATTTTTTACATATGGTTCTTCTTTATTGTATGTTGAATGAATCACCTAAAGCTGATTTGGTGGAAATGGCCGATTGGAGAAAAAACCAAGAAGTCACCACTTGGTTCGGTAGAAAAGAAGAAACTAAAATTAAATTTCTCGGAGAAGAGATGAGCCTTCGGGATTTGACATACCAACTTTTTGTCGAAATCCAACCCATTGCGGATCTTTTGGATGAAAATGATGCAAATGGCCCTTATAGCAAAGCCTGGGAAAGTCTTTGGGAAAAATGGAATGATCCTAGCCAACTTGGTTCTACTATGTCTGAACTTGATTTAGAAATTCATAAATCGAATTTTAGAGAGTTTGGGCTAACCCTTGCTAAATTGCATAAAGAAGAACTTCTGAATTACCCACTTCCACCGAACTTGGTAAAATATTATGAAGACTTAAGTGTTCAGTCCATTTACGAACAACAAAAGATAGAAAACTTAGAAGGCAGCCATTTAAAGAAAAATCAAAAACCCATTCAAATCAAACCCTTAAAACTTTGTAGCGGGGTTTGA
- a CDS encoding rhodanese-related sulfurtransferase codes for MKKFLFNRYDKETLKKRVESDTRERRVISFYRYVKIEDPLQFRDHLYDAFEDLGILGRIYLAKEGINAQFSIPTENYHLLRTAVDSIPELNKIYFNDAVEDKKESFIKLAIKVRKKIVADGLDDSQFDPSDVGTHLTPLEFHEALQEPGVIVVDLRNNYESEVGHFENAILPDVGTFREELPLVEDLLKEDKDKKILLYCTGGIRCEKASAYLKYKGYSKVHQLQGGIINYAKAVQDAGVPSKFKGKNFVFDDRLGERVTDDILTVCYVCGKPSDRHTNCANLGCHVLLIQCEDCSKELLGCCSEECKNIILLPEETQKNLRKENIKNKKYPTHHLTRKLVGK; via the coding sequence ATGAAAAAGTTTTTATTCAATCGTTACGATAAAGAAACCTTAAAAAAACGCGTGGAAAGTGACACAAGGGAACGCCGAGTCATTTCCTTCTACCGATATGTAAAAATCGAAGACCCTCTTCAATTTCGAGATCACCTTTATGATGCCTTCGAGGATTTAGGAATTTTGGGGAGAATTTATTTAGCAAAAGAAGGAATCAATGCCCAATTTTCGATTCCCACTGAAAACTATCATCTTCTCCGGACGGCAGTGGATTCGATACCCGAACTAAACAAAATTTATTTTAACGATGCAGTAGAAGACAAAAAGGAAAGTTTTATCAAACTGGCCATCAAAGTTCGAAAGAAAATTGTCGCAGATGGTTTGGATGATTCCCAGTTTGATCCTTCCGATGTGGGAACCCACCTAACACCATTAGAGTTTCATGAAGCGTTACAAGAACCTGGAGTCATCGTTGTGGATCTTCGGAACAACTATGAATCCGAAGTGGGGCATTTTGAAAATGCAATTCTACCTGACGTAGGAACATTTAGAGAAGAACTACCCCTTGTCGAAGATCTTTTAAAAGAGGATAAGGACAAAAAAATCCTACTCTACTGCACCGGTGGAATACGCTGCGAAAAAGCAAGTGCTTACTTAAAGTATAAAGGTTATTCGAAGGTGCACCAATTACAAGGTGGAATCATCAATTATGCCAAAGCTGTCCAAGATGCAGGGGTCCCTTCAAAGTTCAAAGGTAAAAATTTTGTTTTTGATGACAGATTAGGAGAAAGGGTAACGGACGATATCCTGACCGTTTGTTATGTTTGTGGGAAACCAAGTGACCGCCATACAAACTGTGCGAACCTTGGTTGCCATGTCCTTCTCATACAATGTGAGGATTGTTCCAAAGAACTTCTAGGTTGTTGTTCTGAAGAGTGTAAAAACATCATCTTACTTCCCGAAGAAACACAAAAAAACCTAAGAAAAGAAAACATCAAAAACAAAAAATACCCAACACACCACCTAACAAGAAAACTAGTAGGAAAATAA
- a CDS encoding metal-sulfur cluster assembly factor gives MIRDPETEKEWEVFHSVRMVEDPEIGISLIELGLIYDIKVEGEKADITMTYTSLACPAGPQMKQDIENHALRVDGISEAVVHVVWNPKWEPRAMASEEAKMQMGIFD, from the coding sequence ATGATTCGTGATCCTGAAACAGAAAAGGAATGGGAAGTGTTCCATAGTGTACGTATGGTGGAGGATCCCGAAATTGGAATTTCACTCATCGAACTTGGTTTGATTTATGATATCAAAGTGGAAGGGGAAAAGGCAGACATTACCATGACCTACACTTCACTTGCTTGCCCTGCAGGTCCGCAAATGAAACAGGACATTGAAAATCACGCACTTCGTGTGGACGGAATTAGTGAAGCCGTTGTTCATGTCGTTTGGAATCCGAAATGGGAACCTCGTGCCATGGCGAGCGAAGAAGCCAAAATGCAAATGGGGATCTTCGATTGA
- a CDS encoding glutathione S-transferase N-terminal domain-containing protein translates to MIRLYQYDTCPYCQRVIRAAESLGLVVGKDIEYVEAFQGTPGRAEVVRLGGQSQVPFLVDGNVQMYESADIIAYLRSKYS, encoded by the coding sequence ATGATTCGCCTCTACCAATATGATACTTGCCCCTACTGCCAAAGAGTGATTCGCGCTGCGGAATCCCTTGGGCTTGTCGTGGGAAAAGACATAGAATACGTAGAGGCTTTTCAAGGAACTCCTGGTCGAGCCGAAGTAGTCAGGCTAGGAGGGCAATCCCAAGTCCCATTCCTTGTGGATGGCAATGTCCAGATGTATGAATCTGCTGACATCATCGCATACTTAAGGTCTAAATATTCTTAA
- the ggt gene encoding gamma-glutamyltransferase, with translation MKFLLKTRFLFLLLIFNGCETIPFLQDSFRGKGEIFVNLPQIEGSADKRSRYEFSGKEIIISSDHPLASQAGMEVWKQGGNVVDVFTASSFAISVLRPQSTGLFGGGFAVVHLPSKGKWAYDFRERSPKKGIASVYKNSDGSVIPEKTLKGAFSAGVPGTVQGILQIQKQHGKLPLSVIVAPALRYARNGYSVYGDLANAVTKTWTQMNPTMKKAFGIDNRAIREGELLIQEDFAKTLERIVENAEKEFLDGETVQLVSKYYSEYENFITEEDFKNYKVKVSDPLVSSVWGHTILTMPPPSSGVHLITMMNLYSEMQKRNTFPKGDVGEIVRITEAMRVSYRDRAEFGGDPEFTNVPVSKLISADYTKEETNEIERKVVSGSWPVPKDETKKQESYNTTHISIMDKDGNAVSTTQSVNGIFGAGQMVPGTGLVLNNTMDDFAVAPGVPNLYGLVGSKANAIEPGKTPLSSMSPTILLDGAGKTKMVIGAPGGSQIPTSIFNTLYRYLIQKESLYESVAYPRIHHQFQPDRIFLDPEIKDSFPQSELPFYQVQYIRHRAKVFAVVREGDRLIGVSDPKGEGVPLGF, from the coding sequence TTGAAGTTTCTTTTGAAAACTCGGTTTTTATTTCTCCTTCTGATATTTAACGGTTGTGAGACGATCCCATTTTTACAAGATTCCTTTCGCGGGAAAGGGGAAATATTTGTAAACCTCCCACAAATCGAAGGTTCGGCCGACAAACGAAGTCGGTATGAATTTTCAGGGAAAGAGATTATCATTTCTTCTGACCATCCCTTAGCTTCGCAAGCCGGAATGGAAGTTTGGAAACAAGGTGGGAATGTGGTGGATGTTTTTACTGCTTCCAGTTTTGCCATTTCCGTGCTTCGTCCTCAGTCGACCGGTTTATTCGGAGGTGGATTTGCTGTAGTTCATCTTCCTTCCAAAGGGAAATGGGCTTATGACTTTCGGGAACGTTCTCCTAAAAAAGGTATTGCTTCTGTTTATAAAAACTCCGATGGTTCCGTCATTCCAGAGAAAACATTAAAGGGTGCCTTTAGCGCTGGAGTTCCTGGAACCGTGCAAGGGATTTTGCAAATCCAAAAACAACATGGAAAACTACCCCTCAGTGTGATAGTAGCGCCAGCACTGCGTTATGCGAGAAATGGATACTCTGTGTATGGTGATTTAGCAAATGCCGTCACAAAAACTTGGACCCAGATGAATCCAACCATGAAAAAGGCATTTGGAATTGATAACCGAGCGATTCGGGAAGGGGAACTTCTCATCCAAGAAGATTTTGCTAAAACTTTGGAGAGAATCGTTGAAAATGCAGAGAAAGAGTTTTTGGATGGGGAAACTGTTCAACTTGTTTCAAAGTATTATTCGGAATATGAAAACTTCATCACGGAAGAGGATTTTAAAAACTATAAAGTAAAGGTCAGCGATCCTTTGGTTAGTTCCGTTTGGGGACATACCATTCTCACCATGCCACCTCCTAGTTCTGGAGTTCATTTAATCACTATGATGAATTTGTATTCGGAAATGCAAAAACGAAATACATTTCCAAAAGGAGACGTTGGAGAGATTGTTCGCATTACAGAAGCTATGCGAGTTTCTTACAGGGACCGCGCGGAGTTTGGGGGAGATCCTGAGTTTACGAATGTTCCTGTATCTAAATTGATTTCGGCAGATTATACTAAAGAAGAAACAAATGAAATTGAGAGAAAAGTAGTTTCAGGAAGTTGGCCCGTTCCGAAAGACGAAACCAAAAAACAAGAATCATACAATACCACCCATATTTCCATTATGGATAAGGATGGAAATGCAGTCTCCACAACCCAATCGGTGAACGGAATTTTTGGAGCAGGCCAGATGGTTCCGGGAACTGGCCTTGTTCTAAACAATACCATGGACGACTTTGCTGTAGCACCAGGTGTTCCGAATCTCTATGGACTTGTGGGTTCCAAGGCCAATGCCATAGAACCTGGGAAAACTCCACTTTCTAGTATGAGCCCGACCATCCTTCTGGACGGTGCAGGCAAAACCAAAATGGTGATTGGGGCCCCCGGTGGTTCCCAAATCCCAACCTCTATTTTTAATACTCTTTACCGGTATTTGATTCAGAAAGAAAGCCTCTACGAAAGTGTAGCTTATCCTAGGATCCACCACCAATTCCAACCCGATCGGATTTTTTTAGATCCAGAAATAAAAGACTCCTTTCCGCAATCGGAATTACCATTTTATCAAGTCCAATATATTAGGCATCGTGCGAAAGTATTTGCCGTTGTGAGAGAGGGTGACCGTCTTATAGGCGTGTCAGATCCCAAAGGGGAAGGAGTCCCTTTAGGTTTTTAA
- a CDS encoding ABC transporter ATP-binding protein: MQKYAIELEGLEKTYPNGVKALRSIDLKVEAGDFFALLGPNGAGKSTSIGILSSLIGKSGGKVKIFGTDIDTQPDLAKTFLGIVPQEFNFGIFEAVEQILINQAGFYGIPYKEAKEKVEYYLEKLSLIDKRKSAAGQLSGGMKRRLMIARALVHDPKLLILDEPTAGVDIEIRRSMWDFLKELNQAGKTIILTTHYLEEAESLCKNIAIIDKGEIVENTSMKKLLHRLDKETFIIDLKKSIKSKPMSKKFNWEWLDDHSLEVQLDKKESVNQLFTELTKLKLEVLSLRNKSNRLEELFLSLTGKN; the protein is encoded by the coding sequence ATGCAAAAATATGCAATAGAACTCGAAGGTTTAGAAAAAACCTATCCGAACGGAGTCAAAGCCCTTCGTTCCATCGACTTAAAAGTGGAAGCTGGAGATTTTTTTGCCTTACTTGGACCCAATGGAGCCGGAAAATCCACAAGTATTGGAATTTTAAGTTCTCTCATAGGCAAATCAGGAGGGAAAGTCAAAATCTTCGGAACCGACATTGACACTCAACCTGACCTTGCCAAAACCTTTCTCGGAATTGTTCCCCAAGAATTTAACTTTGGAATCTTTGAGGCAGTAGAGCAGATTCTCATCAACCAAGCTGGTTTTTACGGAATCCCTTACAAAGAAGCCAAAGAAAAAGTAGAATACTATCTAGAAAAACTTTCACTCATCGACAAACGGAAGTCAGCCGCTGGCCAACTCAGCGGGGGAATGAAACGAAGGCTTATGATCGCGCGTGCCCTTGTCCACGATCCAAAACTTCTAATTTTGGATGAACCTACAGCAGGTGTAGACATAGAAATCCGTAGATCCATGTGGGATTTTTTAAAGGAACTGAACCAAGCAGGTAAAACCATCATTCTCACAACTCATTACCTAGAAGAGGCTGAATCTCTTTGTAAAAACATCGCAATCATTGACAAAGGGGAAATTGTCGAAAATACATCGATGAAAAAACTCCTCCACCGTTTGGACAAAGAAACCTTTATCATCGATTTGAAAAAATCCATCAAATCCAAACCTATGTCAAAAAAATTTAACTGGGAATGGTTAGACGATCATAGTTTAGAAGTGCAATTGGACAAAAAAGAATCGGTAAACCAGCTATTTACGGAACTGACAAAACTAAAATTAGAAGTTTTAAGTCTTAGAAACAAATCCAATCGTTTGGAAGAACTATTCTTATCATTAACAGGAAAAAACTAA
- a CDS encoding ABC transporter permease — protein MWKQNFTALHTIVRREWIRIIRIWVQTLIPPVITMALYFLIFGELVGRQIGKIGEFTYIEFIVPGLIMMSVITNSYNNVVSSFFSSKFQRNIEELLVSPTSPYTIVIGYTFGGVVRGIFVGILVTLTSLFFTNLRFHNPFVIVITILMTSILFSLGGFANALFAKKFDDVTIIPTFILTPLTYLGGVFYSIKNLPEFWQTVSYCNPILYMVNLFRYGFIGVTDVNLYFSFGFITLLSGLLFWINVRLMKIGYGIRN, from the coding sequence ATGTGGAAACAAAACTTCACAGCCTTACATACCATTGTGAGAAGAGAATGGATTCGAATCATTCGGATTTGGGTGCAAACTCTCATCCCACCAGTCATTACAATGGCCTTATATTTTTTAATCTTTGGAGAACTCGTCGGACGCCAAATTGGAAAAATTGGAGAGTTTACTTATATTGAATTCATTGTGCCGGGACTCATTATGATGAGTGTCATCACCAATTCCTATAACAATGTGGTATCTTCATTTTTCTCAAGTAAGTTCCAAAGAAACATTGAAGAGTTACTCGTATCCCCTACATCACCTTATACAATCGTCATTGGTTATACGTTTGGTGGAGTGGTTCGAGGTATCTTTGTGGGAATTTTAGTCACTCTCACTTCCCTGTTTTTTACAAACCTTAGATTCCATAATCCTTTTGTGATCGTCATTACCATTCTTATGACTTCAATTTTGTTTTCTCTTGGTGGGTTTGCCAACGCCCTTTTTGCAAAAAAGTTTGATGATGTGACCATCATTCCCACTTTTATACTCACCCCTCTCACTTACCTTGGTGGTGTGTTTTATTCGATAAAGAACTTACCTGAATTTTGGCAAACCGTTTCTTATTGTAATCCAATCCTATATATGGTGAACTTATTTCGGTATGGGTTTATTGGTGTTACCGATGTAAATTTATACTTTTCTTTTGGATTCATCACTCTACTTTCAGGACTTCTTTTTTGGATCAATGTGAGGTTAATGAAAATTGGTTATGGCATCAGAAACTAA
- the grxD gene encoding Grx4 family monothiol glutaredoxin, translating to MEQELKDKIESLIKSENVFLFMKGTPEMPQCGFSAGVVTTLKQLGIPFGSFNVLSDMKIREGIKEFTNWPTIPQLYIKGEFVGGHDITIQMAQSGELTKKAG from the coding sequence ATGGAACAAGAGTTAAAGGATAAAATTGAATCCTTAATCAAATCAGAAAACGTGTTTCTATTTATGAAAGGAACACCGGAAATGCCACAATGTGGATTTTCTGCAGGAGTTGTCACAACTCTCAAACAACTCGGAATCCCTTTTGGATCATTTAATGTTCTTTCTGATATGAAAATCAGAGAAGGAATCAAAGAATTCACAAACTGGCCTACCATTCCACAACTCTATATCAAGGGTGAATTTGTGGGTGGTCATGACATCACCATACAAATGGCTCAGTCCGGTGAACTGACAAAAAAAGCAGGATAA